ataactgtgtgctcgattttatatacctgtcagcaacgggtgtggctgaaatgacAAATCACgttaatttgaaggggtgtccacatacatttgtatatatagtgtatctacatgtaactgccaaaatgaAGTAAATGAGAGATTCAAAGTATATTGAAAACTGGTGCTTCCTCACAGGTGTGGATTCTGacttaattaagcaattaacatccttTCATGCTTCGGGtctaaaaatattaaaaaatgtccagttggccattattttggctaccatgccTAGAAGacaagatctcagtgactttgtaAGAGGGGTGTCAAAGGAGCATAGGGTGTTTTAAAGGGtgtgtcaccagatctcaacccaattaagCTTGAGTTTGTTATGAGTTCCCCTACATCATTAAACATTTTCTCATTCCAGAGTTATGACAATCCCATCGTGTTGAGAGCGCTAAATCCGTCTGAGAATATCACCGTGAGATGAATCCACAATGGATGGCCTCGCTAGACTGTCCACTGTTCATTTGCCATCTCCCAAGCTGGACTCAGGGGAAGAGATAATCAATTCATTGTTTGAATAGGCCAGAAATGTAACACCTCACTGCCTATGCAACTATGGGGTCTGAAACCTGACGCTTCAAGTCAGCTCTGCTTAGAGAGTGGATACGGAGAACAGGCAGATGAGGCTTTTTGGCATTATAAGTCACGGGACCCTACGGCATTAACAGAGAGCTTTTTACACCAAAATGTCAGTCGGAACCAGTCCAGAACCGCTCAAACACATAAAGAATATGCTCGTTAACAGGGTGACACTGATGGCCGCCGGTGGCTCTGTTTACATAGAGAAAGGCCTAGAATGGTTGCACAGCATCTCAGTGAGAAAAGCAgattctagaatctacagtaaaCATTCTCAAAGAACCATGGTGTACACCTTAGTGTTCAGAGATGGACTGGTGCTGCCTTGGGTCTGGTGGATGTAATCTAACTCTGGCCTGGCTTGTCTGATCTGGCTTGACTGATCTGGCTTGACTGATGTGGCTTGACTGATCTGGCTTGACTGATCCTGGGATTCCAATGATGACGACGTGTTGGTTGGAACACAGTGTGGCATAGCCTGTTGGAAGAGTTCCATGGTGGTGTAATCACTTAGAAAGGCCAACGGGTGGCACTGGTGGGCCACCGTACTGATGAGGACAGGGTCCGTCTGTCTCATGTCTGTGGGGATAGATGTAATGGTGTCAGAGGTTGGATCTTGAGCTCTGTCTGTGGCTATGGTTGACAGAGAAGGCCCTTGGCTCTCCCCATGGTCTGTGTTGAGGTGTAGACATGAGTCAGCATTGCGATGGAGGTTGCCAACAGGAGACATTTCTTCTCTTCCATTGACAATGTGTAGACTGTTGGAGTCCCCCTCTTCTTCCTTCAACATCTGTCGGTTGATGAGCTCCAGGAGTTCCTATGAGAATCAATCCATTTTATTGTCCCGGAGGTGGAAGAAAACCAACAGCAACAGGGCATGATCTGAGACATGCTGTAAAAATGCTATGAAACTCTCCTGCATAATTATACCATTTTCTTACCAGATCGCAGACCCCATCTATTTTCTGGATGGCATTGCTGTTACCTGGATTGGGGATATTCGGCCAAAGGAGTTTCTTTGCTCTGAAAATACAACACGTTGACATGTAATTAATTCCATCACTTGAATTTCACTGGACAACAGTTAACTTAAGAACAAAGCAAAACAAATAGATATAAATACACCTTTGACCTAGAAACATGACGACTGTACCTTTTTAAGAACTGAGAGCCGAGATGAACCACCAGTAAGAGTAAAGTTACTCCAACAATGGCACCCGCTATCACACCACTCACAGTCAGGGATGCTGGGGAGGGACAGAAGACAGTACTGGTCTGCCATTCAAAATGTGGGATATCAGAGATGTTAATTGCAATATAACCACTGTTGATAGATCAACAAGCAAACCTTCAGGTTTGGTTTCAAAGTATGCAGCCGAGCTTCTCACTCCCATTCCTGCACCAGTGAAGGCAGACAACTGGACCCGGTATACAGTACTGCTCTGTAGGTCTACCAACTCATAGCTGGTTGAACCAGCATCCACAGTGATGTCTGTTGCAGCGGGAACACCAATAGTTAAAGTCAGTGACACATTCAGAATAAGAAGTGGTAACCTCACAAGAATCATTTTAAGGAAGTTAACACTTCAACAACGGTTCTCGTTTTAAACTCTGGCCTTTTGGGAACTAGACGTGGTGGTGAGAATATCTGTTAGTGTGCAGGAAGGCTTAActtctaaaaaaatatatttaaaaaagaagtgtacatatttatcagatattaGTCACAAACTCTGAAACATTCTACGTGTGACATGGAAAAGACAGTAGGAGAAGTCGCACGCTGCTCACATTCTACTGTATGAATACTCACTCACTTGCACGTCTCTTGGGCCAACATCAACTTGGCACCTGTTTGTGAGCATCCAAATAAAGACTACATCAATTCATCTTACTTGGTTCAGTATCTGTCCAGTCCTGCAGCCTCTCTGTGTAATGGATGAAGTAGCCCAGCAGGAAACCTCTGTTGTCCTCCTCGGGGACAGCTGTCCACTCCAGCACCATGGAACTCTGGCTAACATTACTGCTGCTGATGTTCCCTGGGGCACTGATGGGGGCTGAGAGGAAAAGACACTGAATCTTATCGCAATGCATTGATGACTAATTGGTTGTATGATTAAGACATACAGGTGCTAAGGTGTAATGTACTTATCCTGCAACCAGCTTGTAAGTATATGAAGTGGCTGCCTGTGTCTGCGCTTACGGCATGTGTTTGTGTGACGATGAGATGCCCCTTGTGTTCTACTCCAGCACTGGTTTAATCTAGTACAACCCCAAGGAGATGTTGAGTGTGGCCTTAAAATCAGTTTCATTTTAGACTCACATCCTTCAGTGAAGAAGGACTGGATGCTCCCATAGGTGCTCTCGCTGTTGTTGATGAACTTCAGGTTGCAGGGTTCTTTATGTGGCCTCGTGTGCAGAGTGAAGGTGTACTTCTTATACAGCTCTAATGGCTCTATCGTTCAAAAAGCAACAAGAGTGGTTTTAAATGGGGAAACATCTTTCATCGGGACAAACTGGTGGTAGGCGGCTTATATCTGTCAAACATATGCAATGTGTCTGGATATGTGAATCCACTGTTGTTTGCATGTTAACGCAGGAGAGAGGTATGTACCCTACCGTCCAAGTGTATGACTTCATAGTTGTTCTCATCCTCATAGAAGGACTTGTGAGcagctttctctcctctcctccaccactccactgAGAAGCAGGAGTAGGTTTTGATCAGGTCATCCACCCAGGAGACAGTGAAGGACGTGTTGCCAGTGAATGTCACATTCAGCCTCCCATATAAGTCTGTAGAGACAAGCCAAACAACACGTCAAGGTCCTTTCTCCTGCATCCGAGATGTCCCACTTCAACAGGCGGATTTCAAGCACTGTTAAAGTAGAAAGACTCGAAACCCCATCATTGTGTCATGAAACCatgaaaagtagtgcacctaAGCTGAGATGTGGTGTTTCATCATCAAGCGTTATGAAAAACTAGCTTTCATGAGGAGCGCCacaagaaaggaaaggaagacccaaactATTAGAGATCCCAGTCtcataatttagcagacgcttttatccaaagcgacttacagtcatgtgtgcatacattctacgtatgggtggtcccgggaatcgaacccactaccctggcgttacaagcgccatgctctaccaactgagctacagaaggactcacAATCTCACACATCTCAacaccaactgttcagaggagactacatgAGTCAGgcctcatggtcaaattgctgcaaagaaaccactagtaaaggacaccaataataagaagagacttgcttgggtcaagaaacacgtgCAAtcgacattagactggtggaaatctgtcctctggtctgatgagtccaaatttgagatttttggttccaaccgccgtgtctttgtgagacgcagagtaggtgaacagatgatgtctgcatgtgtggttctcaccgtgaagcattaaagaagaaattccacaaatgaacttttaacaaggcacacacatgttaattgaaatgcattccaggtgattacgtcatgaagctggttgagagaatgccaagagtgtgcaaagctatcatcaaggcaaagggtggctactttgaagaatctgaaatattaaatatatttagatttgttcaacacttttttggttactacatgattccatatgtgttatttaatagttttgatgtcctcactattattctacaatgtagaaaatagtaaaaataaagaaaaacccttgaatgagtacatgtgtccaaacgtttgactggtgctgtatatggAGACTTTAAGTaccaaaaataaatacattttagggGTGACTATCtattgttccatgtagtgaatctgttattcaatgcgtttctatgggctcgTAGCAATAACGGCAAATACAATTTTTTAGCAACATTTTTTGGAGATACTTCAAGAGGTCTTACAATTCTAAATCAAGTTGCAAAATTATCCTTAGTTTGACCTTCAGTTCCATGTAGCTTAGTATAACCTTGTTTTTTGAGAGTCTTGTGAAAACCATTGTTGGTGTTTCAGTGCATGTAAAAGGCAACATCAAAACACAAATGGCAGACTGCGTCTCTCT
The Oncorhynchus gorbuscha isolate QuinsamMale2020 ecotype Even-year linkage group LG20, OgorEven_v1.0, whole genome shotgun sequence DNA segment above includes these coding regions:
- the LOC124007203 gene encoding interleukin-6 receptor subunit beta-like isoform X1, which gives rise to MMTIFDYLLLLSWLLLSLFLGVLFEYFTTLCSPLQVSPVSCGSKNISSHYGHCVTSQEGVRELVCFVPLGLSRNGWECVWTPRKHLVYQTHRYTLIIEQKMIHFCKMYANISGTSQTFNLSKKRNMTAHVFDESDPKSCTKNVFRGSPQQLVRCGPPSNVDLNRHSRQLDIQASWRKEENKYIALYSVRYKDLKSQSWKEPPVQSRDSNRCTLGNLNSSLSYVVQIQCVANDKCTQCPWSKNFTVPPELTDMPVIEMVEDFPQTKGSRLVIIKWKFAASELAEGYSVTVGKASGEDPIEAFKTSRTLLRLVLSHSAYHLTITAFNKAGNSPAAQRTIPPLDNKDLYGRLNVTFTGNTSFTVSWVDDLIKTYSCFSVEWWRRGEKAAHKSFYEDENNYEVIHLDEPLELYKKYTFTLHTRPHKEPCNLKFINNSESTYGSIQSFFTEGSPISAPGNISSSNVSQSSMVLEWTAVPEEDNRGFLLGYFIHYTERLQDWTDTEPNITVDAGSTSYELVDLQSSTVYRVQLSAFTGAGMGVRSSAAYFETKPEASLTVSGVIAGAIVGVTLLLLVVHLGSQFLKRAKKLLWPNIPNPGNSNAIQKIDGVCDLELLELINRQMLKEEEGDSNSLHIVNGREEMSPVGNLHRNADSCLHLNTDHGESQGPSLSTIATDRAQDPTSDTITSIPTDMRQTDPVLISTVAHQCHPLAFLSDYTTMELFQQAMPHCVPTNTSSSLESQDQSSQISQATSVKPDQSSQIRQARPELDYIHQTQGSTSPSLNTKVYTMVL
- the LOC124007203 gene encoding interleukin-6 receptor subunit beta-like isoform X2; this translates as MHFLHKPLPYLLFGVLFEYFTTLCSPLQVSPVSCGSKNISSHYGHCVTSQEGVRELVCFVPLGLSRNGWECVWTPRKHLVYQTHRYTLIIEQKMIHFCKMYANISGTSQTFNLSKKRNMTAHVFDESDPKSCTKNVFRGSPQQLVRCGPPSNVDLNRHSRQLDIQASWRKEENKYIALYSVRYKDLKSQSWKEPPVQSRDSNRCTLGNLNSSLSYVVQIQCVANDKCTQCPWSKNFTVPPELTDMPVIEMVEDFPQTKGSRLVIIKWKFAASELAEGYSVTVGKASGEDPIEAFKTSRTLLRLVLSHSAYHLTITAFNKAGNSPAAQRTIPPLDNKDLYGRLNVTFTGNTSFTVSWVDDLIKTYSCFSVEWWRRGEKAAHKSFYEDENNYEVIHLDEPLELYKKYTFTLHTRPHKEPCNLKFINNSESTYGSIQSFFTEGSPISAPGNISSSNVSQSSMVLEWTAVPEEDNRGFLLGYFIHYTERLQDWTDTEPNITVDAGSTSYELVDLQSSTVYRVQLSAFTGAGMGVRSSAAYFETKPEASLTVSGVIAGAIVGVTLLLLVVHLGSQFLKRAKKLLWPNIPNPGNSNAIQKIDGVCDLELLELINRQMLKEEEGDSNSLHIVNGREEMSPVGNLHRNADSCLHLNTDHGESQGPSLSTIATDRAQDPTSDTITSIPTDMRQTDPVLISTVAHQCHPLAFLSDYTTMELFQQAMPHCVPTNTSSSLESQDQSSQISQATSVKPDQSSQIRQARPELDYIHQTQGSTSPSLNTKVYTMVL